From Candidatus Woesearchaeota archaeon:
TCCTTGCCTGATCAATACTGTCAAGGACGGGCAAGAGCCGTTCCATCAATGCACACGCGCCCCTGGATCGTGCCAAGCTTTCTTCCTTGCTTGCCCGTTTTTGAAAATTCTCAAACTCTGCTTGAAGGCGCTGAAGCGCATTTTTATACTCCTCAACAGTTCGTAGCGCCTCTTTGAGCATTTCGGCCGGGTCGTCTTTTTTTCCTGCGCCTGCTCCCTTGTTCTGCCTGACGTCATCACCCGCTTTCTTCTCTTTATTTTCTGTTTTTGTGTGCTTTTCGGCGCTTTCGTGATGGGCAGGGCTGCTTCTTCGTGGTTTTCTTCGCTCCTCTGATTGCTTTTCTCTTCCGTCCATTTCAATCCTCTCTACGCTCTTCTCTCCTGCTACTTGTCAATGACACCCCTCAGGCTGGTGCCTTGCCGGGCACCCTCAAAAATCATTTGTTGACTTTAAGTCAACAGAATGTGTTTTTTATTTATAAACTTTTCGTTTTAGCGAAGTTTTAGCGAACCAGGACAGGGAAACAAGAAGCAAGATTGCTCACCGCACAACACACCTTACCCTGTGTAGCGCCGCAAGACATGCTCGATCACGTCGTCATCCCAACCCGCCTCTTTCAAGGAAGAACGAATCGCGTCCTTATCATACCCCTCCCGAACTGCGCGCAACACAAACGAATGCAGCTCATCAAGCTTGTCAGGAGAGTACTTAATACGGAAGCGAACAGCCTCCTGCTCGTGTTTGAGCTGCTCATATCGCTTCTTAATGTCTTCGAGAGAAGAGTCCAGCTTCCGAACCCGATGAAACGGCTCCCCTCTAATGCGGACTTTCACCGTCGAGCGTTTCAAATACCACTCAACGCCAAAAACAAGAACACCCCCTACAAAGAGCAAAACGAGCAACCCCAAGAGAATCTTGCCCCACGGAACCTTCACCCATAAAGACGAGAAAAAAGACGGTCCAGAAGACTCAGAATCTGAGGGCGAATCTGACACTTCTTCGTTACTGATTCCCGCCTCCGTCGTGGCATTGCTGCCGCCTTCCGGCTTTGGCGACCTCGGCACTATCGACTCGTTATCTTCTTGCACGTCCGACTCGTTCACGCCGCTTCCGTCATCTTCGGGAACGAGATCAATCACCGCACCTGCTTCTCCAATGGCAAAAAAGCTCAACCCTGGAACAACGGCCGAATACCGCACCGCCTCCTCAGAAACTTTTTTGAGCCGAGGACTAAACTCCACCCATTCCTCAACCCAGCGGTAGAGCGAGACATCCTTTGTCGTAAGCCCCTCATCATCCAGCCACGAAACAGGCACTTCAAATTCAACATCCACTTGCTGCACATCAGCATCTTCAACGTTTTCATGATTAACCCACAAATACGCATAAACCTCCTTGGACAATTCATCCACAGAAGCGTTCGTTGCGTTGATTCTGGCAACAGTGATCGTAACGTCACTGACATCTTCTGCCAAAACGACGCTGAGTGCCTTGAACGGGATTTGCGAATTCGAAATTGGGTACGTTAATGACTCTCCCTTCCTTGCAGAGGACCAAAACCTTGCCGTCTTAGCGACAGCCTTTACGCCGGAAGGAAGGTCGTCGGAACCAGATCCTCCGCCGCCTCCACCGCCTCCACCGCCTCCACCACCAGAGGACCCGCTGGATTCGGCAACATTTACGGTGTACGAAATGGTTGCGGGGCTTTGCATCGTGTTGCCTTTCTCATCCCTGCACAACACATACCACGCAACGGTGCTGTCAGATGAATGTGTTTCGGAGGCGGTGTGGGTTGTTTTATTTGTTGAAGCAAACGTGCTTCCCATTTGAGAATAATTCACACTTGCACTATCATACTTGCACGTTGCAGGCTCGTCCGTGACGACTTGTAGCTGAACACTTATCGACGTGCTCGTTGTAGACTGCGTCCCGGACGGGCTCGTGGAGAGAACGGAAGGTTCCGTCGTATCATTTACCGTGAACGAAACTGACGTCTGATTGCTCCGGCCGCCTTCATCCGAACAATTCACAACCAGCGTGTAATTGCCATCGGAGACGTTTGAAAATGTTTTCGTATAGGAATGGTTCAGCCCTGAAGTAGTAAATTCGCTTGAAAGAATGCTTGCCGAGTCAACCGTTCCGCTCCCATTGGAAAGATTATACACACAGAAGGTTTGATTCGGCGCAAGTTCAACCACGCTCACATTCATAGTGAAATAACTGTTATTCTCAACACCAGCCAGTGGGGCGTCGATCGTCACGAGCGGAGCGGTCGTGTCGTTGCCTAACGCCCCGCCAGAGAGGTGAGGACCGAACAAGGTTACATTGCTTGATGTGTTGACATAGCAAGACTCGTTAGCCTGCGAGATAGCGGAAACAGGCGCGACGTTTCCAGAACACTGCGACGCTACAAAGAGTTCGTCTCCTTCATCATCCGCAACAAAAAGCACAACAAGGTCTTCAAGCGACCTGTTAAAAAATATCTTGACCCCTCCTTCATAATCTGAAGTATTCAAGAACTTGGATGCGTTTTGAAATACTGCCATGGACACGAGGGACGCCCCCGCGTTTGAAGCAACCGCCTGCCCCAAAGAAGACGAGGTGTTCACCTCGACAT
This genomic window contains:
- the grpE gene encoding nucleotide exchange factor GrpE codes for the protein MDGREKQSEERRKPRRSSPAHHESAEKHTKTENKEKKAGDDVRQNKGAGAGKKDDPAEMLKEALRTVEEYKNALQRLQAEFENFQKRASKEESLARSRGACALMERLLPVLDSIDQARKQRKNHQAFIKGCELIFDQIEAILKKEGLEKIDDIGVPADPFKHDVMMRQEAEDAPGTIIQVVQPGYKVGDAIVRHAKVVVAKKKEA
- a CDS encoding PGF-pre-PGF domain-containing protein — its product is MDVVAVDNASNVANDSSATYIIDDTPPTIHSATLSDNITRNNTNVSLTVNVSDAVGVVSVTVNGSALQNQGGGIWNTTVTLISGNSPFFVLAIDGAENNDSTNVSFIIDDDNPSYTGVSVNGVQVSQGETVTVSVQNGSAEINWTLTESNLVLQNVTIDDEQVFSSSTSGNASLTRLLSAGKHQVFFSSADEAGNRGSFNFVLKMNREQNVSESLEKTRTRLGAKLKNVSVFKNGTDVSNAITYLNDSLNMTFELNASDFVEVVILNFNGLLANWNLSGSFDVEVNTSSSLGQAVASNAGASLVSMAVFQNASKFLNTSDYEGGVKIFFNRSLEDLVVLFVADDEGDELFVASQCSGNVAPVSAISQANESCYVNTSSNVTLFGPHLSGGALGNDTTAPLVTIDAPLAGVENNSYFTMNVSVVELAPNQTFCVYNLSNGSGTVDSASILSSEFTTSGLNHSYTKTFSNVSDGNYTLVVNCSDEGGRSNQTSVSFTVNDTTEPSVLSTSPSGTQSTTSTSISVQLQVVTDEPATCKYDSASVNYSQMGSTFASTNKTTHTASETHSSDSTVAWYVLCRDEKGNTMQSPATISYTVNVAESSGSSGGGGGGGGGGGGGSGSDDLPSGVKAVAKTARFWSSARKGESLTYPISNSQIPFKALSVVLAEDVSDVTITVARINATNASVDELSKEVYAYLWVNHENVEDADVQQVDVEFEVPVSWLDDEGLTTKDVSLYRWVEEWVEFSPRLKKVSEEAVRYSAVVPGLSFFAIGEAGAVIDLVPEDDGSGVNESDVQEDNESIVPRSPKPEGGSNATTEAGISNEEVSDSPSDSESSGPSFFSSLWVKVPWGKILLGLLVLLFVGGVLVFGVEWYLKRSTVKVRIRGEPFHRVRKLDSSLEDIKKRYEQLKHEQEAVRFRIKYSPDKLDELHSFVLRAVREGYDKDAIRSSLKEAGWDDDVIEHVLRRYTG